One Megalopta genalis isolate 19385.01 chromosome 5, iyMegGena1_principal, whole genome shotgun sequence DNA window includes the following coding sequences:
- the Lint-O gene encoding L(3)mbt interactor in ovarian somatic cells isoform X1: protein MQQHRVETQILHEEQILEAIDQLRRRKARPDADRICNYLLRKFSVDARDTIADLHRLIEAEKVIQVDYKGNTSYRNASKWSRLQLYKNRPEGFVKEKLNSLMVAGAVAELVVEEPDYLDQGVPAYRLVEQLLDGVSNPTSRRMVEDFLGKEVASGNLTRLSNGNYSLVETSEMTSVEPTHRESFTLENGNARRKELHTVSSTTGGLYDFDETENLTITDSRSNTPRSSRQVSPKPDPQIKKEECFEIIVGRNENTESSVEHDSLKEQVSLEPSQTSAEDGKEESKTTDSLSHNLKRSSKSERKQRLLVRTDDPMDIEIKFEDYRKDNKEDTNSQKEKRDESGHLSEEREDDDAGRSSTNPSPTPSSVNVGGFRSARRKRAKKVFDPSDNNLVKRKRGRQPGSQNKTTLSQETQDTTKVTVKDGPCRQCSLCAKEKQESLVACRDCTVRAHPSCIYSPEEMLQKVGSNWQCERCKSCTICCETSDAGPLATCFTCDEAYHYYCHTPRIIIPKSNSKWQCNDCVQKQYKPSINQNISLVTSRPDTPSNPVLPPVLSPQVSPARGSSDQMEDDGPRDGIDPNIPDASDWTSEQVYQYFARLFPKEAEVFRQQDIDGHSLLLMKRSDVLSGLDLLLGPALKIYRHVLKLQVRRDDPKLYWL, encoded by the exons ATGCAGCAACACCGGGTCGAAACACAAATACTCCACGAGGAGCAGATCCTGGAGGCGATAGATCAGTTGCGTCGCCGTAAAGCGCGACCCGACGCTGACCGCATCTGCAATTATTTATTACGGAAATTCTCCGTAGATGCACGGGACACGATAGCCGATCTTCATAGATTAATCGAAGCGGAGAAGGTGATCCAGGTGGATTACAAGGGTAACACCAGTTACCGAAATGCTTCGAAATGGTCACGATTGCAGCTTTACAAAAATCGACCGGAGGGTTTCGTGAAGGAGAAGTTGAACTCTTTGATGGTGGCGGGCGCCGTAGCCGAGCTCGTTGTAGAAGAGCCGGATTATCTCGATCAGGGTGTACCAGCATATAGGTTGGTCGAGCAGCTGCTCGATGGTGTCTCGAATCCTACTTCTCGGCGTATGGTTGAGGATTTCCTTGGGAAAGAAGTGGCTAGTGGAAATTTGACGCGTCTCTCAAACGGTAATTATTCGCTGGTGGAGACGTCTGAAATGACGTCTGTCGAACCAACGCATCGAGAATCTTTTACCCTCGAGAATGGAAACGCACGACGTAAAGAATTGCACACGGTTTCCTCGACGACGGGTGGCCTGTACGATTTCGACGAGACAGAAAACTTGACAATTACGGACTCTAGATCAAATACGCCGAGATCCTCGCGTCAAGTTAGCCCGAAGCCTGATCCACAGATCAAGAAGGAAGAATGTTTTGAAATAATTGTTGGCAGGAATGAAAACACCGAATCGTCAGTGGAACATGACTCTTTGAAAGAACAGGTATCGCTGGAGCCTTCGCAAACATCTGCCGAGGATGGAAAAGAAGAATCGAAAACCACAGACAGTCTGTCACATAACCTCAAAAGATCGTCGAAGTCTGAGCGTAAACAGCGCCTACTCGTTCGAACAGATGATCCTATGGACATAGAGATCAAGTTTGAGGATTATCGGAAAGACAATAAAGAGGACACGAATTCacagaaagaaaaaagagatgAGAGCGGACACCTTAGCGAGGAACGAGAAGACGACGATGCGGGAAGAAGTTCTACTAATCCCTCCCCTACACCGTCGAGTGTTAACGTTGGTGGTTTTCGTAGTGCTCGCAGAAAG AGAGCAAAGAAAGTATTTGATCCTTCTGACAATAATCTTGTGAAACGGAAACGTGGAAGACAGCCAGGTTCACAAAATAAAACTACTTTATCTCAAGAAACTCAAGACACTACTAAAGTAACTGTCAAAGACGGCCCTTGTAGGCAATGTAGTCTCTGTGCCAAAGAAAAGCAAGAAAGTTTGGTTGCTTGTCGAGATTGTACAGTTAGag CACATCCAAGTTGTATATATAGCCCAGAAGAAATGCTTCAAAAGGTGGGTAGTAATTGGCAGTGTGAGCGCTGTAAAAGTTGTACAATATGTTGTGAAACTTCAGATGCG GGTCCACTTGCAACATGTTTTACATGCGATGAAgcttatcattattattgtcatACTCCACGGATAATAATACCAAAATCGAATTCAAAGTGGCAGTGCAATGACTGTGTTCAGAAGCAATATAAACCAAGTATAAACCAGAATATTAGTCTGGTTACGAGTAGACCTGATACACCATCGAATCCTGTTTTACCTCCAGTTTTAAGTCCTCAAGTTTCTCCTGCCAGAGGGTCTTCTGATCAAATGGAGGATGATGGTCCAAGAGATGGAATTGATCCAAATATACCTGATGCTTCAGATTGGACATCTGAACAAGTGTACCAGTATTTTGCAAGACTTTTTCCAAAGGAAGCTGAAGTGTTCAGACAACag GATATTGACGGCCACTCTTTATTATTGATGAAACGATCAGACGTTTTGAGTGGGCTAGATCTACTTTTAGGTCCAGCATTGAAAATATATAGACATGTATTGAAATTGCAAGTGAGAAGAGATGATCCAAAACTTTATTGGCTGTAA
- the Cth gene encoding cystathionine gamma-lyase encodes MSKEEGFATKAIHAGQDPLQWTHCSVVPPIVMSTTFRQDGPGQHRGYEYTRSGNPTRDVLETCLATLENGKHGFAFSSGLGATSVLCSLLKTGDHILSGNDIYGGTNRYFQRCLITHGVEVTFVDGTDIHKITTAIKANTKMLWLETPTNPLLKVIDLKAVCEIMKTKYPEIIVVVDNTFLTCCFQKPLEFGADIVLYSLTKYMNGHADVCMGAAITRRDDIAERLRFLQNALGIVPSPFDCSLVNRSLKTLELRMQQHMKNGLAVAKYLDSHPFVEKVIHPYFPSHPQQEISLKQTTGHSGMVSFYLKGDSRKFLRSLKIFTLAESLGGFESLAELPSVMTHASVPEEMRAELGITDQLIRLSVGLETERDLLADLDQALKACQIH; translated from the exons ATGTCAAAGGAAGAAGGTTTTGCAACAAAAGCTATTCATGCTGGACAAGATCCATTACAATGGACACATTGTTCAGTAGTACCTCCTATTGTAATGTCTACAACTTTCCGTCAAGATGGGCCTGGACAACATAGA GGTTACGAATATACCAGAAGTGGAAATCCTACAAGAGATGTTTTAGAAACTTGTTTAGCTACTTTAGAAAATGGAAAACATGGATTTGCATTTTCATCTGGTTTAGGTGCTACATCAGTATTATGTTCATTATTAAAAACAGGAGATCATATACTATCTGGAAATGATATTTATGGTGGAACAAATCGTTATTTTCAAAGATGTTTAATTACACATGGTGTTGAAGTAACTTTTGTGGATGGAACTGATATACACAAGATTACAACTGCCATTAAAGCAAATACAAAA ATGCTTTGGTTGGAGACGCCTACAAATCCTTTACTTAAAGTTATTGATCTCAAAGCTGTATGTGAGATAATGAAAACTAAATATCCCGAGATTATTGTAGTTGTAGACAATACTTTTCTAACATGCTGTTTTCAG aaaCCTTTAGAATTTGGTGCAGATATCGTACTGTATTCTTTAACAAAATACATGAATGGACATGCAGATGTGTGCATGGGTGCAGCAATAACTAGAAGAGATGATATTGCAGAAAGACTTCGATTTTTACAAAATG CTCTAGGTATTGTGCCATCACCTTTTGACTGTTCTTTGGTTAATCGCAGTCTAAAAACATTAGAACTCAGAATGCAGCAACATATGAAGAATGGTTTAGCAGTTGCAAAATATTTAGACTCACATCCTTTTGTAGAGAAAGTAATTCATCCAT ATTTTCCATCACATCCACAACAAGAAATTAGTCTTAAACAAACTACTGGCCACAGTGGAATGGTTTCATTCTATCTTAAAGGAGATTCTAGAAAATTTTTACGGTCATTGAAGATCTTTACATTAGCAGAATCGCTCGGTGGTTTTGAATCCCTTGCCGAATTACC ATCCGTCATGACACACGCCTCCGTTCCTGAAGAAATGAGAGCCGAATTGGGTATTACTGATCAATTAATTCGTTTATCTGTTGGCCTTGAAACAGAACGCGACCTTTTAGCTGACCTTGATCAAGCTCTTAAAGCTTGTCAAATTCattaa
- the LOC117223250 gene encoding transmembrane protein 59-like: MKERKEIIALLLLFLVNVARSDTFSSTVNREDPCINLCEKAPLSFTNNKYVKSCCQRGCRFYNLVDLHYEFEPNNLNGTRDACESSCAEAYSLPQGRYACITGCDFMGRQRFSDLLTIFTDAVYVEEGADSNTLFMLPDMPENDILSDPGLRKELFPGWWDLNGFRLPQTYIKTVPLDAGTIDYGVPSDYSGENEQSASIPGSDWLQCVSRHIGLPQWLLFSAIAAAALFALWLYLENCSEKSKDSYKEMLIEKSDISPTVTLYLPEVPLHKQPPPKYSEIVDVPELKFS; the protein is encoded by the exons atgaaagaaagaaaggaaattATTGCTTTGTTGCTATTATTTCTTGTGAATGTCGCGCGAAGCGATACATTTTCCAGTACTGTAAATCGCGAGGATCCGTGCATTAATTTATGTGAAAAAGCACCTCTGTCATTCACAAAT AATAAATATGTCAAGTCATGCTGTCAACGTGGATGTAGATTCTATAATTTAGTGGACTTACATTATGAATTTGAACCAAACAATTTAAATGGTACCAGAGATGCCTGCGAATCCT caTGTGCAGAAGCATACTCATTGCCACAAGGTCGCTATGCATGTATTACTGGCTGTGATTTTATGGGCAGACAGCGTTTTTCTGATCTGTTAACAATCTTTACTGACGCAGTATATGTAGAGGAAGGTGCAGATTCTAATACACTTTTTATGTTACCTGACATGCCTGAAAATGATATTTTAAGTGACCCTGGTTTACGTAAGGAACTTTTCCCAGGATGGTGGGATTTAAATGGGTTTAGATTGCCACAGACATATATTAAAACTGTTCCTTTGGATGCTGGG ACAATAGATTATGGTGTACCATCAGACTACTCTGGTGAGAATGagcagtcagcttcaattcctgGATCTGATTGGCTTCAGTGCGTGTCGCGACATATTGGTCTACCACAGTGGCTTTTATTTTCTGCTATTGCAGCTGCAGCTTTGTTTGCACTTTGGCTATATCTAGAAAATTGTTCAGAAAAATCCAAAGATTCTTATAAAGAGATGCTTATTGAGAAGTCTGACATTTCTCCTACTGTGACATTATATTTACCAGAAGTACCATTGCATAAACAACCTCCTCCTAAATATTCAGAGATTGTTGATGTACCCGAATTGAAGTTTAGTTAA
- the Lint-O gene encoding L(3)mbt interactor in ovarian somatic cells isoform X2, with product MQQHRVETQILHEEQILEAIDQLRRRKARPDADRICNYLLRKFSVDARDTIADLHRLIEAEKVIQVDYKGNTSYRNASKWSRLQLYKNRPEGFVKEKLNSLMVAGAVAELVVEEPDYLDQGVPAYRLVEQLLDGVSNPTSRRMVEDFLGKEVASGNLTRLSNGNYSLVETSEMTSVEPTHRESFTLENGNARRKELHTVSSTTGGLYDFDETENLTITDSRSNTPRSSRQVSPKPDPQIKKEECFEIIVGRNENTESSVEHDSLKEQVSLEPSQTSAEDGKEESKTTDSLSHNLKRSSKSERKQRLLVRTDDPMDIEIKFEDYRKDNKEDTNSQKEKRDESGHLSEEREDDDAGRSSTNPSPTPSSVNVGGFRSARRKRAKKVFDPSDNNLVKRKRGRQPGSQNKTTLSQETQDTTKVTVKDGPCRQCSLCAKEKQESLVACRDCTVRAHPSCIYSPEEMLQKGPLATCFTCDEAYHYYCHTPRIIIPKSNSKWQCNDCVQKQYKPSINQNISLVTSRPDTPSNPVLPPVLSPQVSPARGSSDQMEDDGPRDGIDPNIPDASDWTSEQVYQYFARLFPKEAEVFRQQDIDGHSLLLMKRSDVLSGLDLLLGPALKIYRHVLKLQVRRDDPKLYWL from the exons ATGCAGCAACACCGGGTCGAAACACAAATACTCCACGAGGAGCAGATCCTGGAGGCGATAGATCAGTTGCGTCGCCGTAAAGCGCGACCCGACGCTGACCGCATCTGCAATTATTTATTACGGAAATTCTCCGTAGATGCACGGGACACGATAGCCGATCTTCATAGATTAATCGAAGCGGAGAAGGTGATCCAGGTGGATTACAAGGGTAACACCAGTTACCGAAATGCTTCGAAATGGTCACGATTGCAGCTTTACAAAAATCGACCGGAGGGTTTCGTGAAGGAGAAGTTGAACTCTTTGATGGTGGCGGGCGCCGTAGCCGAGCTCGTTGTAGAAGAGCCGGATTATCTCGATCAGGGTGTACCAGCATATAGGTTGGTCGAGCAGCTGCTCGATGGTGTCTCGAATCCTACTTCTCGGCGTATGGTTGAGGATTTCCTTGGGAAAGAAGTGGCTAGTGGAAATTTGACGCGTCTCTCAAACGGTAATTATTCGCTGGTGGAGACGTCTGAAATGACGTCTGTCGAACCAACGCATCGAGAATCTTTTACCCTCGAGAATGGAAACGCACGACGTAAAGAATTGCACACGGTTTCCTCGACGACGGGTGGCCTGTACGATTTCGACGAGACAGAAAACTTGACAATTACGGACTCTAGATCAAATACGCCGAGATCCTCGCGTCAAGTTAGCCCGAAGCCTGATCCACAGATCAAGAAGGAAGAATGTTTTGAAATAATTGTTGGCAGGAATGAAAACACCGAATCGTCAGTGGAACATGACTCTTTGAAAGAACAGGTATCGCTGGAGCCTTCGCAAACATCTGCCGAGGATGGAAAAGAAGAATCGAAAACCACAGACAGTCTGTCACATAACCTCAAAAGATCGTCGAAGTCTGAGCGTAAACAGCGCCTACTCGTTCGAACAGATGATCCTATGGACATAGAGATCAAGTTTGAGGATTATCGGAAAGACAATAAAGAGGACACGAATTCacagaaagaaaaaagagatgAGAGCGGACACCTTAGCGAGGAACGAGAAGACGACGATGCGGGAAGAAGTTCTACTAATCCCTCCCCTACACCGTCGAGTGTTAACGTTGGTGGTTTTCGTAGTGCTCGCAGAAAG AGAGCAAAGAAAGTATTTGATCCTTCTGACAATAATCTTGTGAAACGGAAACGTGGAAGACAGCCAGGTTCACAAAATAAAACTACTTTATCTCAAGAAACTCAAGACACTACTAAAGTAACTGTCAAAGACGGCCCTTGTAGGCAATGTAGTCTCTGTGCCAAAGAAAAGCAAGAAAGTTTGGTTGCTTGTCGAGATTGTACAGTTAGag CACATCCAAGTTGTATATATAGCCCAGAAGAAATGCTTCAAAAG GGTCCACTTGCAACATGTTTTACATGCGATGAAgcttatcattattattgtcatACTCCACGGATAATAATACCAAAATCGAATTCAAAGTGGCAGTGCAATGACTGTGTTCAGAAGCAATATAAACCAAGTATAAACCAGAATATTAGTCTGGTTACGAGTAGACCTGATACACCATCGAATCCTGTTTTACCTCCAGTTTTAAGTCCTCAAGTTTCTCCTGCCAGAGGGTCTTCTGATCAAATGGAGGATGATGGTCCAAGAGATGGAATTGATCCAAATATACCTGATGCTTCAGATTGGACATCTGAACAAGTGTACCAGTATTTTGCAAGACTTTTTCCAAAGGAAGCTGAAGTGTTCAGACAACag GATATTGACGGCCACTCTTTATTATTGATGAAACGATCAGACGTTTTGAGTGGGCTAGATCTACTTTTAGGTCCAGCATTGAAAATATATAGACATGTATTGAAATTGCAAGTGAGAAGAGATGATCCAAAACTTTATTGGCTGTAA
- the LOC117223232 gene encoding prenylcysteine oxidase 1 isoform X2 → MEFRIIFAFILLFEGGLSVEHCKPNIELFESNLNIDLYEAKTIGGRLTTIQIDDNEFEAGGAIIHPQNKYMQEFVKLLGLEHRPTDDNKAGIWNGNEFVFEESNWELISFAKLLYRYGIQPFSLNRYVQSILNDFAKIYGLQDAGKSFENVTGLLSAMNNGFPKLLQISIKDHLLNLGYSDQMIDELVKSTLVVNYGQTTNVHSFVGSVSIAGAGFDLWSVKGGNKKVPEHLIYRNKNVHIVPSYVVKIVNAPKENGRQSYEVHYHSKGSTIIMKSTYDIVIVATPLTSDQQYPIIFEGFPNNDFYGAEKYHRTIATFVKADLKPHYFGSAEEIDIILSCDPNKTIVSSVGRLNSVEATLKYSRVWKIFSNAPLQSGVLNEMFSNIDEIKEISWKAYPEYSTYVHEAKFKLHNALYHVNAIEWAASAMEMSVISGRNVAILSHKDFSETCYHYKINRMQNDIPENTPSTEL, encoded by the exons ATGgaatttcgaattatttttgcATTTATATTACTTTTTGAAGGAGGGCTTTCTGTCGAACATTGTAAACCTAATATAG aattatttgaaaGTAATCTTAACATTGATTTGTATGAAGCAAAAACTATTGGCGGACGACTAACTACAATACAAATTGATgataatgaattcgaagctggtGGTGCAATTATACATCCTCAAAATAAATACATGCAAGAATTTGTTAAATTACTTG GTTTAGAACACAGACCAACTGATGATAATAAAGCTGGTATTTGGAATGGGAATGAATTTGTGTTTGAAGAAAGCAATTGGGAATTGATATCCTTTGCAAAACTACTTTATAGATATGGTATTCAGCCATTCAGCCTTAATAG GTATGTGCAGTCTATATTAAATGATTTTGCAAAGATATATGGTTTACAAGATGCTGGAAAGTCTTTTGAAAATGTTACTGGCTTATTGTCAGCCATGAATAATGGATTTCcaaaattattacaaatatcCATAAAAGATCATCTTTTAAATTTGGGTTATTCAGATCAAATGATAGATGAACTTGTCAAATCAACACTAGTTGTAAATTATGGACAAACTACCAATGTCCATAGTTTTGTTGGTTCCGTATCTATAGCTGGAGCAGGTTTCGATTTGTGGTCTGTAAAAGGAGGAAATAAAaag GTACCTGAGCATTTAATATATAGAAACAAGAATGTGCACATTGTACCTTCTTATGTCGTAAAAATTGTCAATGCCCCAAAAGAAAATGGTAGACAATCATATGAAGTGCATTACCATAGTAAAG GTAGTACAATTATAATGAAATCAACATATGACATTGTAATTGTTGCAACTCCACTTACCAGTGATCAACAATATCCTATTATTTTTGAAGGATTTCCAAATAATGACTTCTATGGTGCAGAGAAATATCATAGAACTATAGCTACTTTTGTTAAAGCAGACTTGAAACCACATTATTTTGGTTCAGCAGAAGAAATAGATATCATTCTTAGTTGTGATCCGAATAAAACAATAGTTAGTTCTGTGGGTAGACTGAATTCAGTAGAGGCCACACTAAAGTATAGTAGAGTTTGGAAAATTTTTAGTAATGCACCTTTACAATCGGGAGTTCTGAATGAAATGTTTTCAAAT ATTGATGAAATAAAGGAAATTtcatggaaggcttatcctgaaTATTCAACATATGTCCATGAAGCAAAATTTAAATTGCACAATGCACTTTATCATGTCAATGCTATTGAATGGGCAGCCAGTGCTATGGAAATGAGTGTTATAAGTGGAAGAAATGTAGCAATTTTATCACACAAAGATTTCTCTGAGACATGTTACCACTATAAGATTAACAGAATGCAAAATGATATACCTGAAAATACACCATCCACTGAATTGTAA
- the LOC117223234 gene encoding solute carrier family 35 member E2A encodes MENHSVRINYTLTPHDTEQPLIHDNQAIQLKEHNKKSEEIIVHTNKTKGGLFNSRALIFVALWFFFSGCTLFLNKYILSYMEGNPTILGACQMLMTAICGFIQMYFPCGMYRTRSRLTKPAGFYKHMILVGCTRFTTVVLGLVSLNYVAVSFTETIKSSAPIFTVLISRYLLGEHTGLYVNLSLIPVMGGLALCSVNEISFDVRGFIAVMATNVTECLQNVYSKMLISGNNFRYTPAELQFYTSLASIVVQVPVSILLLDLPTLEHSLSFKLFTAYLLNGVFFHFQSITAYALMDYVSPVTHSVANTAKRASLIWVSVLLFNNPVTRLSALGTCLVIAGVLLYSRAQKYDGLNKEKLRHS; translated from the exons ATGGAAAATCATTCTGTTCGTATAAACTATACGCTAACACCCCACGATACTGAACAACCATTAATACATGATAACCAAGCTATACAACTCAAAGAACACAATAAAAAATCAGAAGAAATAATTGTacatacaaataaaacgaaaGGTGGTTTGTTTAACTCCAGGGCACTGATATTTGTGGCATTATGGTTCTTCTTCAGTGGATGTACTTTATTCttaaacaaatatatattgTCTTACATGGAAGGAAATCCCACAATTTTGG GTGCCTGTCAAATGTTAATGACAGCAATATGTGGTTTTATACAAATGTATTTCCCATGTGGAATGTATAGAACAAGGTCCAGGTTAACAAAACCAGCAGGTTTTTATAAACATATGATCTTGGTAGGATGTACAAGATTTACAACAGTAGTACTAGGACTGGTATCACTTAATTACGTAGCAGTGAGTTTTACAGAAACTATTAAAAGTAGTGCGCCAATTTTTACCGTCCTTATTAGCAGATATTTATTAG GAGAACATACAGGGTTATATGTGAATTTATCTTTAATTCCTGTAATGGGTGGTCTAGCTCTGTGTTCAGTGAATGAAATCAGTTTTGATGTCAGAGGATTTATTGCTGTTATGGCCACAAATGTAACAGAATGTTTGCAAAATGTTTATTCCAAAATGTTAATCAGTGGTAACAACTTTAGGTATAC TCCTGCAGAGTTACAGTTTTATACCAGTTTAGCATCAATTGTGGTGCAAGTACCAGTGTCAATTTTACTACTAGATTTACCAACACTCGAGCATTCCTTAAGTTTTAAATTATTCACAGCCTATCTTCTTAATGGAGTGTTCTTCCACTTTCAAAGTATCACTGCATATGCATTGATGGATTATGTTAGTCCTGTAACACACAG TGTGGCCAATACAGCAAAGAGAGCTTCTTTAATTTGGGTCTCTGTTTTGCTATTCAACAATCCGGTAACTAGATTATCGGCTTTGGGAACATGTTTGGTAATAGCAGGAGTATTACTGTATAGTCGAGCACAAAAATACGATGGTTTAAACAAAGAAAAATTACGACAcagttaa
- the LOC117223232 gene encoding prenylcysteine oxidase 1 isoform X1 — protein MEFRIIFAFILLFEGGLSVEHCKPNIAIIGGGIGGASSCHFLTELFESNLNIDLYEAKTIGGRLTTIQIDDNEFEAGGAIIHPQNKYMQEFVKLLGLEHRPTDDNKAGIWNGNEFVFEESNWELISFAKLLYRYGIQPFSLNRYVQSILNDFAKIYGLQDAGKSFENVTGLLSAMNNGFPKLLQISIKDHLLNLGYSDQMIDELVKSTLVVNYGQTTNVHSFVGSVSIAGAGFDLWSVKGGNKKVPEHLIYRNKNVHIVPSYVVKIVNAPKENGRQSYEVHYHSKGSTIIMKSTYDIVIVATPLTSDQQYPIIFEGFPNNDFYGAEKYHRTIATFVKADLKPHYFGSAEEIDIILSCDPNKTIVSSVGRLNSVEATLKYSRVWKIFSNAPLQSGVLNEMFSNIDEIKEISWKAYPEYSTYVHEAKFKLHNALYHVNAIEWAASAMEMSVISGRNVAILSHKDFSETCYHYKINRMQNDIPENTPSTEL, from the exons ATGgaatttcgaattatttttgcATTTATATTACTTTTTGAAGGAGGGCTTTCTGTCGAACATTGTAAACCTAATATAG CAATTATTGGTGGAGGTATCGGAGGAGCATCTAGTTGCCATTTTCttacagaattatttgaaaGTAATCTTAACATTGATTTGTATGAAGCAAAAACTATTGGCGGACGACTAACTACAATACAAATTGATgataatgaattcgaagctggtGGTGCAATTATACATCCTCAAAATAAATACATGCAAGAATTTGTTAAATTACTTG GTTTAGAACACAGACCAACTGATGATAATAAAGCTGGTATTTGGAATGGGAATGAATTTGTGTTTGAAGAAAGCAATTGGGAATTGATATCCTTTGCAAAACTACTTTATAGATATGGTATTCAGCCATTCAGCCTTAATAG GTATGTGCAGTCTATATTAAATGATTTTGCAAAGATATATGGTTTACAAGATGCTGGAAAGTCTTTTGAAAATGTTACTGGCTTATTGTCAGCCATGAATAATGGATTTCcaaaattattacaaatatcCATAAAAGATCATCTTTTAAATTTGGGTTATTCAGATCAAATGATAGATGAACTTGTCAAATCAACACTAGTTGTAAATTATGGACAAACTACCAATGTCCATAGTTTTGTTGGTTCCGTATCTATAGCTGGAGCAGGTTTCGATTTGTGGTCTGTAAAAGGAGGAAATAAAaag GTACCTGAGCATTTAATATATAGAAACAAGAATGTGCACATTGTACCTTCTTATGTCGTAAAAATTGTCAATGCCCCAAAAGAAAATGGTAGACAATCATATGAAGTGCATTACCATAGTAAAG GTAGTACAATTATAATGAAATCAACATATGACATTGTAATTGTTGCAACTCCACTTACCAGTGATCAACAATATCCTATTATTTTTGAAGGATTTCCAAATAATGACTTCTATGGTGCAGAGAAATATCATAGAACTATAGCTACTTTTGTTAAAGCAGACTTGAAACCACATTATTTTGGTTCAGCAGAAGAAATAGATATCATTCTTAGTTGTGATCCGAATAAAACAATAGTTAGTTCTGTGGGTAGACTGAATTCAGTAGAGGCCACACTAAAGTATAGTAGAGTTTGGAAAATTTTTAGTAATGCACCTTTACAATCGGGAGTTCTGAATGAAATGTTTTCAAAT ATTGATGAAATAAAGGAAATTtcatggaaggcttatcctgaaTATTCAACATATGTCCATGAAGCAAAATTTAAATTGCACAATGCACTTTATCATGTCAATGCTATTGAATGGGCAGCCAGTGCTATGGAAATGAGTGTTATAAGTGGAAGAAATGTAGCAATTTTATCACACAAAGATTTCTCTGAGACATGTTACCACTATAAGATTAACAGAATGCAAAATGATATACCTGAAAATACACCATCCACTGAATTGTAA